In Longimicrobiales bacterium, a single window of DNA contains:
- a CDS encoding peptidylprolyl isomerase: protein MRSYIFQQPHGISTLDSMNLMRISLLVPTALVAVVLSTACMPDASRRDRVDEAFLRIVAAEDARPTGGAQLDVLIQAAGTQNVFLRRTAVRALGRLESPELLSAIVPRLDDPVPAVRATAANAVAQAFQTSMGDRALDVLLEHLEREVAPDVRGTLARSVGRLRLTPDRRGQAEAALVQASFDHGHDAPYATMIGVALGLEALARQARQSGVNAQTEARLIDLSRYGAIRSVDIGPGRVRTLAMSALSAIGAIDTPRILQGLQDDHPQVGAVAFRSLAQTDDYLREELVRRSAVNGSTHTILETFRYIGTQPRDAALCRYLFAAAPPLPPEAPSQLAISIRLLAIDNLTEPCPDIATQRAILRDIASGLPVGEGEWRPASHALAALAQVFPEGASSILSDHVGHVNPFVRGYAADAARHLGNRSVLRTLANDEQANVRTAAIQGLFALDGHSVDQLLIEQMENDDPQLLLTAAGLLEGTARRAATAEAALTALERISEAQRETWRDSRRALLTRIEAVGGPQHSERLIPFLRDYDAAVADDAARILGGWNGRPYSANPVPLARQPLPTVVDMRAMNSTQVVLHMKDAGSVVVQLLPYQAPTNTYRFYRQATEGYLDGLTFHRWVPNFVLQGGSPNANEFMGDGPFSRDEVGLMGHWRGFVGISTRGHDTGDGQLFVNLMDNVRLDHAYTIVGEVIEGMDIVDDLLEGAVIEYAKVRESR from the coding sequence ATGCGTAGCTACATCTTCCAACAGCCTCACGGGATCTCTACTCTTGATTCTATGAATCTCATGCGCATCTCCCTCTTGGTCCCCACCGCCCTAGTCGCGGTCGTCCTGTCCACGGCCTGCATGCCCGACGCGAGTCGGCGCGATCGGGTAGACGAAGCCTTTCTCAGGATCGTCGCCGCAGAGGACGCCCGGCCGACAGGAGGTGCACAACTCGACGTGCTGATCCAAGCCGCAGGGACACAGAACGTGTTTCTGCGTCGAACCGCAGTGCGTGCGCTCGGCCGCCTTGAAAGTCCGGAATTGCTGTCGGCCATCGTTCCGCGACTCGACGACCCGGTGCCCGCGGTTCGAGCCACCGCAGCCAACGCTGTTGCGCAGGCGTTTCAGACCAGCATGGGGGACCGGGCGCTCGACGTCCTGCTCGAACACTTGGAGCGCGAGGTGGCTCCGGACGTGCGTGGCACACTCGCCCGGTCGGTCGGTCGACTTCGGCTGACACCGGACCGTCGAGGCCAGGCCGAGGCCGCCCTTGTTCAAGCAAGTTTCGATCACGGCCACGATGCCCCCTACGCCACCATGATTGGTGTAGCGCTAGGCCTCGAGGCGCTAGCTCGGCAAGCCCGCCAGTCCGGGGTAAACGCGCAAACAGAGGCTCGACTGATCGACCTCAGCCGCTACGGAGCCATACGATCCGTTGATATCGGGCCGGGCCGAGTGCGCACGCTCGCGATGTCGGCGCTCAGCGCAATCGGCGCCATCGACACGCCTCGCATCCTGCAGGGGCTGCAAGACGATCATCCACAGGTCGGCGCGGTTGCCTTCCGATCTCTGGCCCAGACCGACGACTACCTTCGTGAAGAGCTAGTTCGCCGGAGCGCAGTGAACGGGTCCACCCATACGATTCTGGAGACCTTCCGGTACATCGGTACTCAGCCCCGCGACGCAGCTCTGTGTCGGTACCTGTTCGCCGCAGCACCACCACTGCCGCCCGAAGCCCCGAGCCAGTTGGCGATCAGTATTCGTCTACTGGCGATCGACAATCTGACGGAGCCATGCCCCGACATCGCGACACAACGCGCGATCCTTCGGGACATCGCCTCCGGACTCCCCGTGGGAGAAGGCGAGTGGCGTCCGGCTTCCCATGCCTTGGCCGCGCTCGCACAAGTCTTTCCGGAGGGCGCGTCGTCGATCTTGTCAGATCACGTAGGTCACGTGAATCCGTTCGTACGTGGCTACGCGGCTGATGCGGCCCGACACCTCGGAAATCGGAGCGTGCTCCGGACCCTCGCGAATGACGAGCAGGCAAACGTGCGAACAGCTGCAATCCAGGGCCTATTTGCACTCGACGGACACAGTGTGGACCAGCTGCTTATTGAACAGATGGAGAACGACGACCCGCAACTCTTGCTGACCGCGGCCGGCTTGCTCGAGGGCACCGCGAGACGCGCAGCCACCGCGGAGGCCGCGCTCACGGCGCTCGAACGCATATCCGAAGCTCAGCGAGAAACCTGGCGGGATTCGCGGCGCGCACTCCTCACGCGCATCGAAGCGGTCGGCGGGCCTCAGCATTCCGAGCGCCTCATTCCATTCCTCCGCGATTACGACGCTGCGGTAGCTGATGACGCTGCCCGCATCCTAGGTGGCTGGAACGGACGACCCTACTCGGCAAACCCCGTACCGCTCGCACGCCAGCCGCTGCCCACGGTGGTCGACATGCGCGCGATGAATAGCACGCAGGTCGTCCTGCACATGAAGGACGCTGGCTCGGTCGTCGTCCAGCTCCTTCCATACCAGGCTCCGACCAACACGTATCGCTTCTATCGACAGGCCACCGAAGGCTACTTGGACGGACTCACGTTCCACCGCTGGGTGCCCAATTTCGTGCTGCAGGGCGGGAGTCCAAACGCAAACGAATTTATGGGTGACGGGCCGTTTTCTCGGGACGAAGTGGGACTGATGGGACACTGGCGAGGCTTCGTCGGAATTTCTACGAGAGGGCACGATACCGGCGACGGCCAGCTCTTCGTGAACCTGATGGACAACGTCCGACTCGATCACGCATATACGATCGTGGGCGAGGTCATTGAAGGCATGGATATCGTGGACGACCTGCTCGAGGGTGCTGTGATTGAGTACGCCAAGGTGCGCGAGTCCCGCTGA
- a CDS encoding dicarboxylate/amino acid:cation symporter, whose protein sequence is MQLYTKILIGLIAGVAIGAVANIGNITVLQDIFSQIEILGTAFINLITMIVIPLVVASLLVGTASLGDLSRLGRIGGKTLAYYMLTTAVAVTIGLALANLIKPGAGISEETRIELTERYGGDAASRMDIADNAPSWQETVLRIIPRNPVQAAADMDLLPLIFFTICFGAALTVLPPERKDPVLAFFHGINEASMVLINWIMELAPYAVFVLIGSVVANFGFDLLQSLLSYTLVVVLGLMLHAFGTYGLILRFVAKLNPAKFYPSVAAAPLLAFSTSSSNATLPLTIETAEEKVGISKEVSSFVLPLGATINMDGTALYQAVAVLFIAQIYGVELALAEQLIIVLTATLASVGAAGVPSAGIITLIIVLNAVGMGEHVQAGIALILGVDRILDMIRTSVNVTGDLTCAAVIARSEGENLSLAGASAGN, encoded by the coding sequence ATGCAGCTGTATACGAAAATCCTGATCGGCCTCATTGCGGGCGTAGCCATCGGCGCCGTCGCGAACATCGGCAACATTACCGTGCTCCAGGACATCTTCAGTCAGATTGAAATCCTGGGGACCGCCTTCATCAACCTCATCACGATGATCGTGATCCCGCTAGTGGTCGCGAGTCTCCTCGTGGGGACCGCGTCGCTGGGCGATCTCAGTCGGCTCGGACGAATCGGCGGAAAGACGCTCGCCTATTACATGCTTACGACCGCCGTCGCGGTCACCATCGGCCTTGCATTAGCCAATCTGATCAAACCTGGCGCCGGCATCTCCGAGGAAACGCGAATCGAGTTGACCGAGCGCTATGGCGGTGACGCGGCATCGCGCATGGACATCGCGGACAACGCTCCGTCCTGGCAGGAGACAGTACTGCGCATCATCCCGCGCAATCCCGTGCAGGCCGCCGCCGACATGGATCTACTCCCGCTGATCTTCTTCACGATCTGCTTCGGCGCAGCGCTGACAGTGCTACCGCCGGAGCGAAAAGACCCGGTGCTGGCATTTTTTCACGGCATAAACGAAGCGTCGATGGTTCTGATCAACTGGATCATGGAACTCGCGCCCTACGCCGTGTTCGTTCTCATCGGCTCGGTAGTCGCGAACTTCGGTTTCGATTTACTGCAGAGTCTGCTCAGCTACACCTTGGTCGTCGTCCTGGGGCTGATGCTCCATGCCTTCGGCACCTACGGACTCATCCTTAGATTCGTGGCCAAACTCAATCCCGCAAAATTCTACCCGAGCGTCGCTGCAGCACCGCTGCTCGCGTTCTCGACCTCGTCTTCGAACGCCACGCTTCCGCTCACCATCGAGACAGCGGAGGAGAAGGTCGGAATCTCGAAAGAGGTCTCAAGCTTCGTGCTCCCGCTCGGTGCGACGATCAACATGGACGGAACCGCGCTCTACCAGGCGGTCGCAGTCCTGTTTATCGCCCAGATTTACGGCGTGGAGCTCGCTCTCGCGGAACAGCTGATCATCGTGCTTACGGCGACCCTCGCGTCCGTCGGAGCGGCCGGGGTGCCCTCGGCCGGTATCATCACGCTGATCATCGTGCTCAATGCCGTCGGTATGGGTGAGCATGTGCAGGCGGGTATTGCGTTGATCCTCGGTGTCGACCGGATCCTCGACATGATCCGTACTTCGGTGAACGTCACGGGCGACCTCACCTGTGCTGCGGTCATCGCTCGGAGTGAGGGCGAGAATCTCAGCTTGGCGGGTGCCTCGGCCGGGAACTGA
- a CDS encoding DUF933 domain-containing protein, with translation MKIGLVGFAGSGKTTVFNAMTGLDVPVGYGGEVRLGTVRVPDLRIDALHDLFSPKKTTYAEMSFCDVPGEHGSDKKGLSPRGLQQIRDQEALCLVLRDFDNPTLEGNPDPVADLESFHAECIFADLESVEKRLERARKERAEPREIAAFELAQKTLESEQALRSIPDQDLDRTYFRGYGILSDRPLLVAVNRGEARAAEPMPDALAARIEELGAAGLTLCASVESDIAGMDVDDQADFLQDLGLSESALDRFILAAYGLLDLISYFTVGTDEVRAWTIRRGMDAQRAAGKIHSDLERGFIRAEVTPYDVFMELGSEQAVKDAGKFQVEGKTYLVSDGDIMNIRFNV, from the coding sequence ATGAAAATCGGACTGGTCGGCTTCGCGGGCTCTGGGAAAACCACCGTTTTCAACGCCATGACAGGCCTCGACGTCCCGGTTGGGTATGGCGGAGAGGTCCGTTTGGGCACGGTGCGAGTGCCGGACCTACGCATCGATGCTCTGCACGATCTGTTTTCGCCGAAAAAGACGACCTACGCCGAGATGTCGTTCTGCGACGTCCCGGGGGAGCACGGCTCAGACAAGAAAGGTCTTTCTCCCCGTGGCCTTCAGCAGATCCGCGACCAAGAGGCGCTTTGCCTGGTCCTTCGCGATTTCGACAATCCGACCCTGGAAGGAAATCCGGACCCCGTCGCCGACCTCGAATCATTTCACGCCGAGTGCATCTTCGCGGACCTCGAATCCGTGGAGAAGCGGCTCGAGCGAGCCAGAAAGGAGAGGGCCGAGCCTAGGGAGATCGCTGCGTTCGAGCTCGCCCAGAAAACCTTGGAGTCCGAGCAGGCGCTGCGCTCTATTCCGGATCAGGATCTGGATCGGACATACTTCCGAGGATACGGAATTCTCTCTGACCGGCCACTCCTCGTAGCCGTGAATCGTGGAGAGGCGCGGGCGGCCGAACCGATGCCCGATGCTCTGGCTGCGCGTATCGAGGAGCTCGGCGCTGCCGGACTTACACTGTGCGCGAGTGTCGAGTCAGACATCGCAGGCATGGATGTCGATGATCAAGCGGATTTCCTGCAGGATCTCGGGCTCTCCGAGTCGGCACTGGATCGCTTCATCCTTGCGGCGTACGGGCTTCTGGATCTGATTTCCTACTTCACCGTTGGCACAGACGAAGTCCGGGCGTGGACGATTCGACGAGGCATGGACGCTCAGCGAGCTGCCGGGAAGATCCATTCTGATCTCGAGCGGGGCTTCATTCGCGCGGAAGTCACTCCCTACGACGTGTTCATGGAGCTCGGATCCGAGCAGGCGGTGAAGGACGCCGGAAAATTCCAAGTCGAAGGCAAGACCTACCTTGTCTCCGATGGGGACATCATGAACATTCGCTTCAACGTGTAG
- a CDS encoding aminotransferase class I/II-fold pyridoxal phosphate-dependent enzyme produces the protein MDRRGFVSSGMAAGLAGFAGSGAALGTLFDKAPGFGPGKTMANGDIRLSSNENPLGVSDAARNAIIEAIGDSNRYGGRRQEVLDELARYVGVKTENLTLGFGSTEILQICTQAFQGPNTPLIAATPTFEDVMDYQDTMPFEVITVPLTADLQHDVQQMREISMRRPSVVYFCNPNNPTGTITESADIDAWIAEAPETTTFLMDEAYLEYVTDDRYWDSLKWIESKPNVVVIRTFSKIFAMAGLRLGYSVTHPTTARRLAEHAIQNSPNVLAGAAAIASLKDDGIVSRAITVNEEAKSIVHTTLDELGLEYLPTNTNFLMHKINGDLATYRGRMADEGLLVGRDFPPMLDHNRLSFGLPNEMDQWASAIKGFRSKGWI, from the coding sequence ATGGATCGTCGAGGTTTCGTTTCCTCAGGAATGGCCGCAGGACTCGCCGGATTCGCTGGATCAGGTGCAGCTCTGGGCACCCTGTTCGACAAGGCCCCGGGGTTTGGCCCTGGAAAGACGATGGCGAACGGCGACATCCGCCTGAGTTCGAACGAGAATCCGCTAGGCGTTTCCGACGCAGCGCGGAACGCAATCATCGAGGCGATCGGCGACTCGAACCGATACGGGGGGCGCCGTCAGGAGGTCCTCGACGAGCTTGCCCGCTATGTCGGCGTGAAGACGGAGAACCTCACGCTCGGCTTCGGCTCGACAGAGATCCTCCAGATCTGCACCCAGGCCTTCCAGGGCCCGAACACGCCGCTCATCGCGGCGACGCCGACGTTCGAAGATGTCATGGACTATCAGGACACGATGCCCTTCGAGGTAATCACCGTTCCGTTGACGGCGGACCTGCAGCACGACGTGCAGCAGATGCGCGAGATCTCGATGCGCCGCCCGTCTGTTGTGTACTTCTGCAATCCGAACAACCCGACGGGAACGATCACTGAGTCCGCCGACATCGATGCGTGGATCGCGGAGGCCCCGGAGACGACGACCTTCCTGATGGACGAAGCGTACCTCGAGTACGTGACGGATGATCGCTACTGGGACTCGCTCAAGTGGATCGAGAGCAAGCCCAACGTTGTCGTGATTCGGACGTTCTCGAAGATCTTCGCGATGGCTGGACTGCGGCTCGGTTACTCCGTGACGCATCCGACCACCGCCCGGCGTCTCGCGGAGCACGCCATTCAGAACAGCCCGAACGTTCTGGCCGGTGCCGCAGCCATTGCCTCGCTGAAGGACGACGGCATCGTCAGCCGGGCCATCACAGTCAACGAGGAGGCCAAGTCGATCGTCCACACGACGCTGGACGAACTCGGCCTCGAGTACCTGCCGACGAACACGAACTTCCTCATGCACAAGATCAACGGAGACCTGGCGACCTACCGTGGTCGCATGGCCGACGAAGGATTGCTCGTGGGACGAGATTTTCCACCGATGCTCGATCACAACCGTCTCTCCTTCGGTCTGCCGAATGAGATGGATCAGTGGGCCTCGGCCATCAAGGGCTTTCGCAGCAAGGGCTGGATCTAA
- a CDS encoding MFS transporter — MIELPRGSLPRILHLVLVNAFVGGMVGIERTVLPLLAEADFGIASKASALAFIVTFGVTKASVNFFAGALSERWGRKRLLLLGWLVGIPVPLILIWAPSWSWVLFANVLLGMNQSLTWSMTVVMKVDLATKKTFGLVIGWNEFAGYAGMAATAAATAFLAANYGLRPEPFYLGVVLAVTGLILSLFVGETRQPSASSGGKTSLSMSTVLARGTFSDPRLSAASLSGLATNLKDGVLWGLLPIALSARGLSVERIGFVVALYPLVWATSQLVFGPLSDRIGRRGLIVGGLLVQAAGVSLFASGEAYLTYLIAAVLAGAGTGMVYPTLLAFVSDCSEPEWRASALGVYRLWRDLGYAVGALGGGLAADALGVSSALGFGAAIAVMAATTFFMRTRQTNSPA, encoded by the coding sequence GTGATCGAACTCCCCCGCGGCTCCCTGCCCCGAATCCTCCACCTCGTTCTCGTGAACGCATTTGTCGGAGGCATGGTCGGGATCGAGCGCACCGTCCTCCCCCTCTTGGCCGAAGCCGACTTCGGGATCGCGTCCAAGGCCTCTGCGCTCGCATTCATCGTGACGTTCGGCGTCACGAAGGCGAGCGTGAATTTCTTCGCAGGCGCGCTGTCTGAACGGTGGGGCCGGAAGCGACTACTGCTCCTCGGCTGGCTCGTTGGTATCCCCGTCCCTCTCATCCTGATCTGGGCGCCAAGCTGGTCCTGGGTTTTGTTCGCCAACGTCCTGCTCGGAATGAACCAATCACTGACGTGGTCGATGACCGTGGTCATGAAGGTAGACCTCGCCACCAAGAAGACATTCGGGCTGGTAATCGGGTGGAATGAGTTCGCGGGATACGCCGGCATGGCAGCCACGGCAGCAGCGACTGCGTTCCTCGCGGCGAACTACGGCCTTCGGCCGGAGCCGTTCTATTTGGGTGTCGTATTGGCCGTCACTGGGTTGATCCTGTCGCTCTTCGTTGGGGAGACCCGGCAACCTTCGGCTTCCTCGGGGGGGAAGACGTCACTCTCGATGTCGACGGTCCTCGCTCGGGGCACTTTCTCTGATCCGAGGCTCTCCGCGGCGAGCCTTTCCGGACTGGCCACCAACCTCAAGGACGGCGTGCTATGGGGGCTGCTTCCCATTGCACTCTCGGCGCGTGGCCTGTCGGTCGAAAGAATCGGTTTCGTCGTGGCCCTGTATCCGCTTGTCTGGGCGACGAGTCAGTTGGTCTTCGGTCCCCTGTCCGACCGTATAGGGCGACGCGGGCTGATCGTGGGCGGGCTGCTCGTCCAGGCAGCGGGGGTCTCACTGTTCGCATCGGGTGAAGCGTACCTCACCTACCTGATCGCCGCCGTGCTCGCCGGAGCAGGCACGGGAATGGTGTACCCAACCCTGCTCGCCTTCGTCTCGGACTGCTCCGAGCCCGAGTGGCGCGCGTCGGCTCTCGGGGTCTATCGCCTCTGGCGCGACCTCGGGTACGCGGTGGGCGCGCTCGGCGGCGGGCTTGCGGCGGATGCCCTCGGTGTCTCGTCAGCTCTCGGGTTCGGCGCTGCGATCGCGGTTATGGCTGCGACGACCTTCTTCATGCGAACTCGACAGACAAACTCACCCGCCTGA
- a CDS encoding ATP-binding protein yields the protein MTRSFRMQLAVRATAAVATGAAALSLVTILTLRGVLDREVDASILNIASIQAASLADGPTGSMHFHEWDLTPDEASSVRDLVQYAQVWDAEGVSLLRSQYMTADLPTDTSALRTTAEGELVWTNQNFEGVAVRTVFYPLERLGAAHQAHVLQVAAPLTRRNGMLRRSAVFLILLSLTLAGATFAGSWWLAGSAVRPIHEVIDQAEDIGARSLDRRIQAYADTIEYTRLVEVLNTMLARLQSAFDAQRRFTADASHELRSPLTAMRGEIEVTLKRDRKPEEYVEVLGSSLEEVVRLSKISEDLLTLARTDSRMLKPEIELFNVGQIASGVVQRLGSAADARGVAVRVQPDEPITAEVDAGMFGQIVWNLVDNAIRHTPSGGRVSVTLGHRGDSLALTVDDTGQGLGPLDAETVFERFTRGDAARTYESGAGGTGLGLSIVRALSEAHGGAVHAENRAGGGARFTVELPKAGVQTAP from the coding sequence GTGACTCGTTCGTTTCGGATGCAGCTCGCGGTTCGGGCGACGGCTGCCGTAGCGACTGGCGCAGCGGCGCTTTCACTCGTCACGATCCTCACGCTACGCGGAGTGCTGGATCGCGAAGTCGATGCGTCGATCCTGAACATCGCGTCCATTCAGGCCGCCTCTCTTGCCGATGGACCCACCGGAAGTATGCACTTCCACGAGTGGGATCTCACCCCGGACGAGGCCTCGTCCGTTCGGGATCTCGTTCAGTATGCACAGGTCTGGGACGCGGAAGGAGTATCGCTCCTGAGAAGTCAGTACATGACGGCAGATCTGCCGACCGATACTTCGGCTCTTCGGACTACCGCGGAAGGCGAACTGGTCTGGACGAATCAGAATTTCGAGGGAGTTGCTGTCCGCACGGTGTTCTATCCGCTCGAGCGGTTGGGCGCCGCCCACCAGGCGCACGTTCTTCAGGTGGCTGCACCTCTTACGCGTCGAAACGGAATGCTTCGGAGGTCCGCGGTATTCCTGATCCTTCTGTCCCTCACGCTGGCGGGTGCAACCTTTGCGGGGTCGTGGTGGCTCGCCGGGAGCGCCGTGCGTCCGATCCACGAGGTGATCGATCAGGCCGAAGACATCGGCGCGCGATCGCTCGATCGACGCATTCAGGCCTACGCTGACACGATTGAGTACACCCGTCTAGTCGAGGTACTCAACACGATGCTGGCCCGGCTACAGAGCGCTTTCGATGCACAGCGTCGGTTCACGGCAGACGCGAGCCACGAGCTCCGTTCGCCACTCACCGCTATGCGCGGAGAAATCGAGGTCACGCTGAAACGTGACCGGAAGCCGGAGGAGTACGTCGAGGTCCTGGGTAGTTCGCTCGAAGAGGTCGTGCGGCTGTCGAAAATCTCCGAAGACCTCCTGACCCTTGCCCGTACGGACTCCCGGATGCTGAAGCCAGAGATCGAGCTCTTCAATGTCGGACAGATTGCATCGGGTGTGGTCCAACGGCTGGGCTCGGCGGCGGACGCCCGGGGAGTCGCTGTGCGGGTCCAGCCTGACGAGCCGATTACCGCGGAAGTGGATGCCGGGATGTTCGGGCAAATCGTGTGGAACCTCGTAGACAACGCAATTCGCCACACCCCGTCGGGTGGTCGCGTTTCGGTGACGCTCGGTCATCGCGGCGACTCGCTGGCCCTGACTGTAGACGACACCGGGCAGGGTCTGGGTCCCCTCGACGCGGAGACAGTATTTGAACGCTTTACGAGAGGTGACGCTGCTCGCACCTATGAGTCGGGCGCCGGTGGCACGGGCCTGGGCCTTTCCATTGTTCGCGCGCTGTCCGAGGCCCACGGGGGGGCGGTCCATGCCGAGAACCGGGCCGGCGGCGGGGCAAGGTTTACGGTCGAACTTCCCAAAGCGGGCGTACAAACAGCTCCGTGA